A stretch of Komagataella phaffii GS115 chromosome 2, complete sequence DNA encodes these proteins:
- a CDS encoding Mitochondrial glycosylase/lyase, which produces MNLVWHSINLPPNEIYLDKLLRCGQAFRWVKNNNIWSSTLNNRVVFLRQTEDQLEYASLTSSQKNSSNIKKLQPKLEEDTQDDVLGLISNYLNLQISIVQLYKDWASKDAHFAKVSAAFAGIRMLQQDPWETLISFICSSNNNVKRISKMCHALCLEYGDFIVEYAGTKYYSFPTPVQLASRASEASLRELGFGYRARYVYETAQMLADDKALFMQLHSMRSSSFTDEQVHEFLLQFKGVGPKVADCVALMSLNRHSLVPIDTHVLQFARRDYSYKFRGRSNATLSSAMYVDMKRFFVDKWGSYAGWAHSVLFTRDLKLE; this is translated from the coding sequence ATGAATCTCGTATGGCACAGCATTAATCTTCCTCCCAATGAAATATACCTAGATAAGCTGCTAAGGTGTGGCCAGGCATTCCGTTGGGTCAAGAATAACAATATATGGTCGTCAACTCTCAATAACCGCGTCGTGTTTCTTCGTCAAACGGAAGATCAACTGGAATACGCGTCGTTGACTTCAtctcaaaaaaattcctcaaacatcaaaaagttACAACCAAAATTAGAAGAAGACACTCAAGACGACGTTCTGGGTCTCATCTCAAATTACCTCAACCTGCAAATCAGCATCGTTCAGTTGTACAAAGATTGGGCGTCCAAGGATGCTCACTTCGCCAAGGTGTCGGCCGCGTTTGCAGGAATCAGGATGCTACAACAAGATCCTTGGGAAACACTGATCTCGTTTATATGCTCTAGCAACAATAATGTGAagagaatatcaaagatGTGTCATGCTCTTTGTCTAGAGTATGGTGATTTTATCGTGGAGTATGCAGGAACCAAATATTATTCTTTTCCAACCCCTGTCCAACTTGCATCTCGAGCCTCAGAAGCGTCACTTCGAGAACTAGGGTTTGGCTATCGGGCACGTTACGTCTACGAGACAGCCCAGATGTTAGCAGATGACAAGGCACTCTTCATGCAACTTCACAGCATGCGCAGCAGTAGCTTCACTGATGAGCAGGTGCACGAGTTTTTACTCCAGTTTAAGGGAGTTGGTCCTAAAGTGGCCGATTGCGTTGCTCTAATGTCGCTGAATAGACATTCGCTCGTGCCTATTGATACGCATGTTCTGCAGTTTGCACGAAGAGATTACTCCTATAAATTCCGTGGTAGATCGAATGCTACCCTCTCTTCGGCCATGTACGTTGatatgaaaagatttttcgTTGACAAATGGGGCAGCTACGCCGGGTGGGCCCACTCAGTTCTTTTCACCCGGGATTTAAAGTTAGAATAG
- a CDS encoding Putative protein with similarity to the allantoate permease (Dal5p) subfamily of the major facilitat has protein sequence MVLNNSGRDETPSETARSFDSSDRFAETPNSLSNSDRLAEKISSINSSEKVAETVHSLSGSELQYPTVTIINSETGEKTVIVKDWTDEEERRLVRRVDFILIPLLFWAFFILQIDRGNISNVYTDINFYNMLELNNTKINIASALFAIGIVSFEIPFNILTWSLIATLQCKITNIHSFYATRFLLGAAEAGFIPGGLYYISTWYKKSELGLRHTLYFFGNLTALSVSGLIAAGILRDLPGVGGLYGWQWIFLIEGVIGVGYAIIFFFLLPESTEHPAAFWNRKWLYFDARERSILRRRVIFDDPSKVVSTRRTNLKDVWSTFRNPVPWFHVLISMSSLQTGTALGSYIPLIIRSMGFSVFEANARSSIPRWCTMALLLILTLTSKYFKPRAASILFAFVWKLSSQIAVRELPDTATPTQRFTALCFLVTVNIVGHVLNSAWLSMNIRSPRERSVALAMLIMAANIGGVCGGQILRDNDKPLYKKGFLALIIVDVFSILVLIATFSYYFYKNRKADKLYGKVEPINTKADDSPESFDRGVVYVGFGLKNTAEEEADAHRDKFRFVL, from the exons ATGGTTTTGAACAACTCAGGAAGGGATGAGACTCCCAGTGAGACTGCTCGTTCGTTTGACAGTTCAGATAGGTTTGCCGAGACTCCCAACTCTCTAAGCAATTCAGACAGGCTTGCCGAGAAAATCAGTTCTATTAACAGTTCAGAAAAAGTTGCCGAGACCGTGCATTCTTTGAGTGGCTCAGAGTTGCAATACCCAACTGTTACCATCATCAATAGTGAGACAGGTGAGAAAACAGTGATCGTAAAAGACTGgactgatgaagaagagcGAAGGCTTGTTCGTAGGGTGGACTTTATTTTGATTCCCCTTCTTTTTTGGGCctttttcattcttcaGATAGACAGAGGTAACATCAGTAATGTCTACACTGATATCAACTTTTACAACATGTTGGAACTGAACAACACAAAAATAAATATTGCCAGTGCATTGTTTGCGATTGGTATCgtttcctttgaaattCCTTTCAAC ATTCTTACTTGGAGTCTCATTGCAACGCTTCAATGTAAAATAACTAACATCCACTCATTTTACGCTacaagatttcttctcGGTGCCGCAGAGGCTGGATTTATCCCTGGAGGATTGTACTACATTAGTACTTGGTACAAGAAGTCTGAACTTGGACTGCGACACACACTTTACTTTTTTGGTAACCTTACTGCTCTTTCTGTCAGTGGATTGATAGCTGCTGGTATTTTGAGAGATCTGCCAGGTGTTGGTGGTCTTTACGGATGGCAGTGGATCTTCTTAATAGAGGGTGTAATCGGTGTCGGATACGCCattatcttctttttccttctccCTGAATCGACAGAACACCCTGCTGctttttggaacagaaAATGGTTGTATTTTGATGCCCGGGAAAGGTCCATTCTGCGCCGAAGAGTCATCTTTGATGATCCTTCAAAGGTTGTGTCAACTAGAAGAACCAACCTAAAAGATGTATGGAGCACTTTCAGGAATCCAGTTCCCTGGTTTCACGTTTTGATCTCCATGTCCAGTTTGCAAACGGGTACTGCCCTGGGCAGCTATATTCCTCTGATCATTAGATCTATGGGATTTAGTGTTTTTGAAGCTAATGCCAGATCTTCTATTCCCAGATGGTGTACAATGGCGCTTTTGTTAATTCTTACCCTTACCAGTAAGTACTTCAAACCAAGAGCAGCTTCGATTTTGTTCGCCTTTGTTTGGAAGCTTAGTTCCCAGATTGCTGTTAGAGAGCTACCAGACACAGCCACTCCGACCCAACGATTCACGGCATTGTGTTTCTTAGTGACCGTAAATATTGTTGGACATGTTCTTAACAGTGCTTGGCTTAGTATGAACATCCGTAgtccaagagaaagaagtgTTGCACTGGCGATGCTGATTATGGCGGCCAATATTGGAGGAGTATGTGGAGGACAGATTCTCAGAGATAACGATAAACCATTGTACAAGAAAGGGTTTTTGGCGTTGATTATCGTCGATGTATTTTCGATCTTGGTATTGATAGCCACCTTTAGCTATTACTTCTACAAGAACCGTAAGGCTGATAAGTTGTATGGGAAAGTGGAACCAATAAACACTAAAGCTGATGATTCTCCAGAGTCTTTCGATAGGGGAGTTGTCTATGTCGGATTTGGACTAAAGAATAcagcagaagaagaagctgatgCTCATAGAGATAAGTTCAGATTTGtcctttga
- a CDS encoding Membrane anchor subunit of succinate dehydrogenase (Sdh1p, Sdh2p, Sdh3p, Sdh4p), translating into MMSRVGVRSLIKPLRISSRAIQTIPQPPGYIVGTVNDAYVPPKPHKTHGSYHWVTEKVIAVGLVPLVVTPFVTGVSTPVLDSLLAGSLLIHCYAGFQSCIIDYIPLRVYGKFHHYAMYLLGLGTAFAGYGIYQIEKKEKDGLVGIIKRLWKA; encoded by the coding sequence ATGATGTCAAGAGTCGGAGTCAGAAGTTTGATTAAGCCACTGAGAATTAGCTCCAGGGCAATCCAGACTATCCCACAGCCTCCTGGATACATTGTCGGTACTGTCAACGATGCTTACGTCCCTCCGAAGCCACATAAAACTCATGGCTCCTATCACTGGGTCACTGAGAAGGTCATCGCCGTTGGATTGGTTCCTTTAGTTGTTACACCATTTGTCACTGGAGTGTCTACTCCTGTCTTGGACTCTCTTTTGGCTGGATCTTTACTGATACACTGTTATGCTGGTTTCCAGTCTTGTATCATTGATTATATTCCTCTGCGAGTGTACGGTAAGTTCCACCACTATGCCATGTATCTCCTAGGATTAGGAACTGCATTTGCAGGTTACGGAATCTACCAGattgagaagaaggagaaggatGGTTTGGTTGGTATTATCAAGAGACTATGGAAAGCTTAG